The Mycoplasma nasistruthionis genome contains a region encoding:
- a CDS encoding ABC transporter substrate-binding protein, with protein MNKKFKRLFTIGLVASAPLSIASLVACGQTKTDTTSNALINNSVKTRGYDLGLATEPINNLNYIKYKSMDKILPSIVDSFLKNGPSQNLSAIIKTNSYNFGIVDTKSAKGTSNFDTFFRIAQSNLKEEEGKGLITSQYYSIDQFRTVGGLADDSGSGANTRQKSTIYAFTNPRNSNNYMAFTGFTNVKKNQWSNGDYINAQDIRDYLEYIFDLNTGSQKLDQFRKFGFRAADKFIDAQKEYLIKHNQTYKNPFGRRRYVFSELLGRYIQDPADDTVWKSQIPGDEEQVAKIKQAALEFGFYTGQLFLDYDNSFIQEFMNLPENSGNFNLEDEVQEFTILDKTGQKVKIQLVKNPYRNPYQSFLISGNELSYSIASVARDENSFTAIFDENHTPDLSFLVFTIMYNLYPANRRYIETEGGGIDKYGSEPDKFLTSGPFYIPKGSNGILLGPNGYINLVKNNDYFDAENVISDKIRILFSTNRSTNALFFEDGYISQTYIPAAKMNTYWADPEFKEYLNKNTGYGTIAFGFNLDNEKNANSFIQDSDLRNAIYYGINRDSILKFVGWDFSFPVNTWTAYGQYKTFDGKNLETFFEGQKQRAKNDKEFALQNYDFVLHLAKSFNFEKTERRDLTYDVETAQFYLNRFKAKYPNQEKVVLRFLNNGSDEQKAAGRYLKETLERLSNGFVTVELKSLPENIFVSNLEKGEGYDIIYQNYDRLGGNGAYDYVSVFFKRDEIDTVNQKTIGFKDNPVGSFTYSDYLADLVIEKLQASDQNATKASFIQTDIDKIMAEINKQTSKITDLKQLTNYSKLKSDYQKLLQNITNANVLEFNRNHANFLATVLNQANPGKNYTDTYVSDLIDYNLLTNENIRKSRLNRAYVHYLAQNYTVQEIAELTQDTAERLMFNLDETLKETLNKQQIPNLWEKFIELSLPKGNETTFEYTSRISSFFSGNFSDQDLAHGWEQSIVYIFIGSLEKIIRDGAFVVPLMEVDTNWEITKVGGVDGLFRFALQYAYDFTRPPRENLPKKREG; from the coding sequence ATGAACAAAAAATTCAAACGATTATTCACAATTGGTTTAGTTGCATCTGCTCCTTTATCAATTGCGAGTTTAGTAGCATGTGGACAAACTAAAACAGACACAACCTCAAATGCACTTATTAATAACAGTGTAAAAACACGTGGCTATGATTTAGGTCTAGCTACTGAACCAATTAATAACTTAAACTACATTAAGTACAAATCAATGGATAAAATTTTACCTTCTATCGTTGATTCATTCTTAAAAAACGGACCTTCTCAAAACTTATCAGCAATTATTAAAACTAACAGTTACAACTTTGGTATTGTTGATACGAAAAGTGCTAAAGGTACATCAAATTTTGATACTTTCTTTAGAATAGCTCAGTCAAATCTAAAAGAGGAAGAAGGAAAAGGTTTAATTACTTCACAGTATTATTCAATTGATCAATTCAGAACAGTGGGTGGATTAGCTGACGATTCAGGATCAGGAGCTAACACTCGTCAAAAATCAACAATTTATGCCTTTACAAATCCACGTAATTCAAACAACTACATGGCTTTTACAGGGTTTACTAATGTTAAGAAAAATCAATGAAGCAATGGTGATTACATCAACGCGCAAGACATTAGAGATTATTTAGAATACATTTTTGACTTAAACACAGGTTCTCAAAAATTAGATCAATTCAGAAAATTTGGTTTTAGAGCAGCTGATAAATTTATTGATGCTCAAAAAGAATACTTAATCAAACACAACCAAACTTATAAAAATCCATTCGGTCGTAGACGTTATGTTTTTAGTGAATTATTAGGCCGTTATATTCAAGACCCTGCTGATGATACGGTTTGAAAATCACAAATTCCAGGCGATGAAGAACAAGTAGCTAAAATTAAGCAAGCTGCTTTAGAATTCGGATTCTACACTGGTCAATTATTCTTAGATTATGACAACTCATTCATTCAAGAATTTATGAACTTACCTGAAAACTCTGGTAATTTCAATTTAGAAGATGAAGTTCAAGAGTTTACAATCTTAGATAAAACAGGTCAAAAAGTAAAAATTCAACTTGTTAAAAACCCTTACAGAAACCCATATCAAAGTTTCTTAATCTCAGGAAATGAATTATCTTACTCAATTGCATCAGTTGCTAGAGATGAAAACTCATTCACTGCAATTTTTGACGAAAATCACACTCCTGACTTATCATTCTTAGTATTTACAATTATGTATAATTTGTACCCTGCTAACCGTAGATACATTGAAACAGAAGGTGGTGGTATTGATAAATATGGTTCAGAACCTGATAAATTCTTAACTAGTGGACCATTTTATATTCCTAAAGGTTCAAACGGTATTTTACTTGGGCCTAACGGTTATATTAACTTAGTTAAAAATAACGATTACTTTGATGCTGAAAACGTTATATCTGACAAAATTAGAATTCTATTTTCAACTAACAGAAGTACAAATGCTTTATTCTTTGAAGATGGATACATTTCACAAACTTATATTCCAGCAGCCAAAATGAATACATATTGAGCTGATCCTGAATTTAAGGAATATTTAAACAAAAATACAGGTTATGGAACTATTGCTTTTGGATTTAACTTAGATAATGAAAAAAATGCAAACAGTTTTATTCAAGATTCAGATTTAAGAAACGCTATTTACTATGGAATTAATCGTGATAGCATTTTAAAATTTGTTGGATGAGATTTCTCATTCCCTGTTAATACTTGAACGGCTTATGGTCAATATAAAACATTTGACGGTAAAAACTTAGAAACATTCTTTGAAGGACAAAAACAAAGAGCTAAAAACGATAAAGAATTTGCATTACAAAATTACGATTTTGTATTGCACCTTGCAAAAAGCTTTAACTTCGAAAAAACAGAAAGACGTGATTTAACATATGACGTTGAAACTGCTCAGTTCTATCTAAATCGTTTTAAAGCTAAGTACCCCAACCAAGAAAAAGTTGTTTTAAGATTCTTAAACAACGGTTCGGATGAACAAAAAGCAGCTGGTAGATATCTAAAAGAAACTCTAGAACGTTTATCAAATGGTTTTGTAACAGTTGAATTAAAATCACTACCTGAAAACATTTTCGTAAGTAACCTTGAAAAAGGTGAAGGATATGACATTATTTATCAAAACTATGACCGCTTAGGTGGTAATGGTGCTTACGATTATGTTTCAGTATTCTTTAAACGTGATGAAATTGATACTGTTAACCAAAAAACAATTGGTTTCAAAGATAACCCAGTAGGTTCATTTACTTACTCAGATTATTTAGCTGACTTAGTAATTGAAAAACTGCAAGCTTCAGATCAAAATGCTACTAAAGCATCATTTATTCAAACAGACATTGATAAAATAATGGCTGAAATCAATAAACAAACTTCAAAAATAACAGATTTAAAACAACTAACAAATTACAGTAAATTAAAATCTGATTATCAAAAATTACTACAAAACATCACTAATGCTAACGTTTTAGAATTTAACCGTAATCATGCTAATTTCTTAGCTACTGTTTTAAATCAAGCTAACCCAGGTAAAAACTACACTGACACCTATGTTAGTGATTTAATTGATTACAATTTATTAACTAATGAAAACATTAGAAAATCAAGACTAAACAGAGCTTATGTGCATTATTTAGCACAAAACTACACTGTTCAAGAAATTGCTGAATTAACTCAAGATACAGCAGAGAGATTAATGTTTAATTTAGATGAAACTTTAAAAGAAACATTAAACAAGCAACAAATTCCAAACTTATGAGAAAAATTCATTGAACTTTCATTACCAAAAGGAAATGAAACAACATTTGAATACACATCAAGAATTAGTTCATTCTTCTCAGGAAACTTCTCTGATCAAGACCTAGCACACGGATGAGAACAATCAATCGTTTACATCTTTATAGGTTCATTAGAAAAAATTATTCGTGATGGTGCATTTGTTGTTCCGTTAATGGAAGTTGATACTAACTGAGAGATTACAAAAGTTGGTGGAGTTGACGGACTATTCCGTTTTGCATTACAATATGCATATGACTTTACTAGACCACCAAGAGAAAACCTACCTAAAAAACGTGAAGGATAA
- a CDS encoding PDxFFG protein, with the protein MIKNWSLKWKVLMSLGILAAVSGVVAGSAIAYAENSDEKLGPTAPVDKNLFSNNYARIYEGDKLTPEIAILDPRRKVKVANLNHDTQEYSFVSDPETKYSFDDFFNEYYNRYNESFVLSVRYGSFSFYDEYVLAVHPKQFVDFTNWFIKNVAWGPDLLTLDSFRIVPGVEQNGNAITLGSHSTLHKEVSEIKFFPDAFFGSLPMYSGLSGRGNAADALTYSTFSGEVPKDIVDEFLKSVATASAVKNSSILPNNEPYLNITIPAKLNNKKFLVAQPQNADARTIENQTVFLPLNTTAEQFEAIKSKYAQEFEESGIVSLDNFKPATIVSAVSSKDERTNENRFTVRFNFDDSKLNEPLVINLRAPLFQGRSYTTYQTFVQEITDNTKHFLDFYDYTSYIGEKIFIFDDASGNRHYYASFVQALNSNSELDDLTVEQQRARVKQVTVSNFSVEKREFANGFSLTVNYDAPNGEKLLDVFLANEQNNYRPANFEAFKDAIGYVGSISPIIADYTPEDISLVDKQGNPIKGLAARKYQIYNEVYNGLIDKVIEKYPHLVKDLNGPHIAKKVNDQGFYEYTLENGPYKGFLKSDRIGLPLVLGALVPGFKGIPTDFLKYVATHEYGHHLTLDQGQSWNDTANAVLVGGYQLEVELLIHHSIHLKH; encoded by the coding sequence ATGATAAAAAATTGATCATTAAAATGGAAAGTACTGATGTCTTTAGGAATCTTAGCTGCTGTTTCAGGTGTGGTTGCTGGAAGTGCAATTGCATACGCTGAAAACTCAGATGAAAAATTAGGGCCAACAGCTCCAGTTGATAAAAATCTTTTTTCAAATAACTATGCTCGTATTTATGAAGGGGATAAATTAACTCCTGAAATTGCGATTTTAGACCCACGTAGAAAAGTTAAGGTTGCTAATTTAAATCATGATACTCAAGAATATTCTTTTGTTTCAGATCCTGAAACAAAATATTCATTTGATGACTTTTTTAATGAATATTACAACAGATACAATGAATCTTTTGTTTTATCAGTAAGATACGGATCATTCAGTTTCTATGATGAATACGTTCTTGCTGTACATCCAAAGCAATTCGTTGATTTTACAAATTGATTTATTAAAAATGTTGCATGAGGTCCTGATTTACTAACCTTAGATAGTTTCAGAATTGTGCCGGGGGTAGAACAAAACGGTAATGCCATCACTTTAGGTTCTCACTCTACACTACACAAAGAAGTTAGTGAAATCAAATTCTTCCCTGATGCATTTTTTGGTTCATTACCAATGTATTCTGGACTAAGCGGACGTGGAAACGCTGCTGATGCTTTAACATATTCAACATTTTCAGGCGAAGTACCAAAAGACATAGTTGACGAGTTTTTAAAATCTGTAGCAACTGCTTCAGCTGTTAAAAACTCTTCAATTCTGCCAAATAATGAACCTTACTTAAATATCACTATTCCTGCTAAGTTAAATAACAAAAAATTCTTAGTAGCTCAACCTCAAAATGCTGATGCTCGTACAATTGAAAATCAAACTGTATTTTTACCACTAAATACAACAGCTGAACAGTTTGAAGCAATTAAAAGCAAATATGCACAAGAGTTTGAAGAATCAGGAATTGTTTCATTAGATAACTTTAAACCTGCAACAATTGTTTCAGCAGTAAGTTCAAAAGATGAAAGAACAAATGAAAATAGATTTACAGTTAGATTTAACTTTGATGATTCAAAATTAAATGAACCATTAGTAATCAACTTAAGAGCGCCATTATTCCAAGGTCGTTCATACACAACTTATCAAACTTTTGTTCAAGAAATTACTGATAATACAAAACATTTCTTAGACTTTTACGACTACACATCATACATTGGTGAAAAAATATTTATCTTTGATGATGCTAGCGGAAACAGACACTATTATGCTTCATTTGTGCAGGCATTAAATTCAAATTCTGAATTAGATGATTTAACAGTTGAACAACAACGTGCTAGAGTTAAACAAGTAACCGTATCTAATTTCTCAGTTGAAAAAAGAGAATTTGCAAATGGATTTAGCTTAACAGTTAATTATGATGCGCCAAATGGTGAAAAATTACTTGATGTCTTTTTAGCAAACGAGCAAAATAACTACCGTCCAGCAAACTTTGAAGCATTCAAAGATGCAATCGGATATGTTGGTTCAATTTCTCCAATTATTGCTGACTATACACCAGAAGATATTTCACTAGTTGATAAACAAGGAAATCCAATTAAAGGTTTAGCTGCGCGTAAATATCAAATTTACAATGAAGTTTACAATGGTTTAATTGATAAAGTAATTGAAAAATATCCACACTTAGTTAAAGACTTAAATGGTCCACACATTGCCAAAAAAGTTAATGACCAAGGATTTTATGAATACACTTTAGAAAATGGTCCATACAAAGGATTTTTAAAATCAGACAGAATTGGATTACCTTTAGTTTTAGGTGCTCTTGTTCCTGGCTTTAAAGGAATTCCGACAGACTTCTTAAAATATGTAGCAACTCATGAATATGGACACCACTTAACACTAGATCAAGGTCAATCATGAAATGATACTGCTAATGCTGTTTTAGTTGGGGGCTATCAACTAGAGGTGGAGCTTCTGATTCATCATTCTATTCATTTGAAGCACTAA
- the tsf gene encoding translation elongation factor Ts: MADMKMEKIKELRSRTNSALVDCKKALEATNYEIEAAIQWLKENGIVKAAKKAGRITAEGAVAAFGNEKQAVLVEINSETDFVAKNDKFISLLSEVTQSVFNANAKSLEEALAVKLANGDTVEQALVNATAVIGEKISLRRIERVEAKEDQVLGIYEHANKQVAAVVTVKGNNTEAARNVAMHVSAMNPEFVLTEQIPAERLESIKEGFVAPNGFENKPEKIQQSITEGWLNKQLSEFVLEKQAFVMEDSLSVAKYLENHNCELVSAIRYEVGEGIEKVQSNFADEVAGMVK; this comes from the coding sequence ATGGCAGACATGAAAATGGAAAAGATCAAAGAATTAAGATCAAGAACCAATTCAGCTTTAGTGGACTGTAAAAAAGCTTTAGAAGCTACTAATTACGAAATTGAAGCTGCTATTCAATGACTAAAAGAAAATGGAATTGTTAAAGCTGCTAAGAAAGCTGGACGGATTACGGCTGAAGGTGCTGTAGCTGCGTTCGGTAATGAAAAACAAGCTGTTTTAGTAGAAATTAACTCTGAAACAGACTTCGTTGCTAAGAACGACAAATTTATTTCATTATTAAGCGAAGTAACTCAATCAGTATTTAACGCTAACGCTAAATCATTAGAAGAAGCTTTAGCAGTTAAATTAGCAAACGGCGACACAGTTGAACAAGCATTAGTTAATGCAACAGCTGTTATTGGTGAAAAAATTTCATTACGTCGTATTGAAAGAGTTGAAGCTAAAGAAGACCAAGTATTAGGTATTTACGAACATGCAAACAAACAAGTTGCTGCTGTTGTTACAGTTAAAGGAAACAACACTGAAGCTGCAAGAAATGTTGCAATGCATGTATCAGCAATGAATCCTGAATTTGTGTTAACAGAACAAATTCCTGCTGAAAGATTAGAATCAATCAAGGAAGGTTTTGTAGCACCAAATGGTTTCGAAAATAAACCAGAAAAAATTCAACAATCAATTACAGAAGGATGACTAAACAAACAATTATCAGAATTTGTTTTAGAAAAACAAGCTTTTGTAATGGAAGATTCATTATCAGTAGCAAAATACTTAGAAAATCACAACTGTGAATTAGTTTCTGCTATTAGATACGAAGTTGGAGAAGGAATTGAAAAAGTTCAATCTAACTTTGCTGATGAAGTTGCTGGAATGGTTAAATAG
- the rpsB gene encoding 30S ribosomal protein S2, translated as MKKEAKEVKPAAVAKEAKPVIVSKAKLLEAGAYFGHKTHAWNPKMKEFIVPGRKNKGSHVIDIIKTQKALELAYNMLNTLAAKGAQFIFVGTKKQAREAVREAAERTNSLFVTERWLGGTLTNNSTIMSRVKKMKELEDKAATGFAGYTKKEALLLQKDLDKLHKNLNGIRTMGSKMPQIMIVADPNEDAIAVKEARRKKIKVVGIMDTNTDPDLLDFGIPANDDSAKSITLIMTILADAIVKARGGQHKFAFQEDEKVVLPSFQKEQPQVQVESTTTSEAN; from the coding sequence ATTAAAAAAGAAGCAAAAGAAGTTAAGCCTGCTGCTGTTGCTAAAGAAGCAAAACCAGTTATTGTTTCAAAAGCAAAATTATTAGAAGCTGGAGCATACTTCGGACACAAAACACACGCATGAAACCCTAAAATGAAAGAATTCATCGTACCTGGAAGAAAAAACAAAGGGTCACATGTTATTGACATTATTAAAACTCAAAAAGCTTTAGAATTAGCTTACAACATGCTAAACACATTAGCAGCAAAAGGTGCGCAATTCATTTTTGTTGGAACTAAAAAACAAGCTCGTGAAGCTGTTAGAGAAGCTGCTGAAAGAACAAACTCATTATTTGTAACAGAGAGATGATTAGGTGGAACATTAACAAACAACTCAACAATTATGTCTCGTGTTAAGAAAATGAAAGAACTTGAAGATAAAGCTGCAACAGGATTTGCTGGATACACAAAGAAAGAAGCTTTATTATTACAAAAAGACTTAGATAAATTACACAAAAACTTAAACGGTATTCGTACAATGGGATCAAAAATGCCACAAATTATGATTGTTGCAGATCCAAACGAAGACGCAATTGCTGTTAAAGAAGCAAGAAGAAAGAAAATCAAAGTTGTCGGAATTATGGATACAAACACAGATCCAGATTTATTAGACTTTGGTATTCCTGCTAATGACGATTCAGCAAAATCAATTACATTAATCATGACAATTCTAGCTGACGCTATTGTTAAAGCTAGAGGTGGTCAACACAAATTTGCTTTCCAAGAAGACGAAAAAGTTGTTTTACCTTCATTCCAAAAAGAACAACCACAAGTTCAAGTTGAATCAACAACTACATCAGAAGCAAACTAA
- a CDS encoding 8-oxo-dGTP diphosphatase, whose product MRQFENITLTNMCMIYDDKGNVLAHDRLKRWKGIAFPGGHVELNESIVDSTIREVYEETGLKVSDLQLCGIKQWFNEETGRNVCFLYKTNKFEGQLINTPEGNNFWTTFDQLAKLELADNFGIMLEVFLKDEYSEHYNNKYLNIVDELK is encoded by the coding sequence ATGCGTCAATTTGAAAATATTACTTTAACCAATATGTGCATGATTTATGACGATAAAGGCAACGTTTTAGCTCATGATAGGTTAAAAAGATGAAAAGGAATTGCTTTCCCAGGTGGACATGTTGAATTAAACGAATCGATTGTTGATTCAACAATTAGAGAAGTTTATGAAGAAACGGGTTTAAAAGTTTCTGATTTACAATTATGTGGTATTAAACAATGATTTAATGAAGAAACAGGACGTAATGTTTGCTTTTTATACAAAACTAACAAGTTTGAAGGTCAATTAATTAACACACCTGAAGGTAATAATTTTTGAACAACTTTTGATCAATTGGCGAAATTAGAACTTGCTGATAATTTTGGAATTATGCTTGAAGTGTTTTTAAAAGACGAATATTCAGAACATTATAATAATAAATACTTAAATATAGTTGATGAATTGAAATAA
- a CDS encoding M42 family metallopeptidase, whose amino-acid sequence MDQKYQELYNRLNTYMSIEAISRFEEPVVEELKRNISGFEVSRDALGSVIFFKKSAKSNAPKVMLAAHMDEVGYMVRSIADNGNILVTTIGGVWPSVVIGTKATVVSSATGQRFSGVFGHTSIHIMDRDKLGVAIKEADLFVDLGFTSKKEVEEANIEIGDKIFLSGETLQFANNIVGGKAMDNRAGVTALEAIAKNIANLDLGCDVYLVGTVQEEVGTRGAKTSAGILNPDVAFAVDTGAAHDTTGAKPGTPSLGKGVSILVKDGGTLPDPKLIKVLMQIAKDKNIPAYKYVAGGGGTDAAELQFAPGGSSVATISIPQRYLHSPIGLASLIDIQATIDLMTEFIKAFDVDLYQEQIAYK is encoded by the coding sequence ATGGATCAAAAATATCAAGAACTATATAACCGTTTAAACACTTACATGAGCATTGAAGCTATTTCGCGTTTTGAAGAACCGGTTGTTGAAGAATTAAAAAGAAACATCAGTGGTTTTGAAGTATCTCGTGATGCTTTAGGTTCAGTAATTTTCTTCAAAAAATCAGCTAAATCTAATGCACCAAAAGTAATGTTAGCAGCTCACATGGATGAAGTTGGATACATGGTTAGATCTATAGCTGACAATGGTAATATTTTAGTTACAACAATAGGTGGTGTATGACCTTCTGTTGTAATTGGAACAAAAGCTACAGTAGTTTCATCAGCTACAGGACAAAGATTTTCAGGTGTATTTGGACACACCAGCATTCACATCATGGATAGAGACAAATTAGGTGTAGCAATTAAAGAAGCTGACTTATTTGTTGATTTAGGTTTCACATCTAAAAAAGAAGTTGAAGAAGCAAACATTGAAATCGGTGACAAAATTTTCTTATCAGGTGAAACACTACAATTTGCTAATAATATTGTAGGTGGTAAAGCTATGGATAACCGTGCGGGTGTAACAGCGCTTGAAGCAATTGCTAAAAACATTGCCAATTTAGATTTAGGTTGTGATGTGTACTTAGTTGGAACAGTTCAAGAAGAAGTTGGAACTCGTGGAGCTAAAACTTCTGCTGGAATTTTAAACCCTGATGTAGCTTTCGCTGTTGATACCGGAGCCGCACATGATACAACAGGTGCTAAACCAGGAACACCTTCATTAGGTAAGGGTGTAAGTATTTTAGTCAAAGATGGTGGAACATTACCGGATCCAAAATTAATTAAAGTACTAATGCAAATTGCTAAAGATAAAAACATTCCTGCATACAAATATGTAGCAGGAGGTGGTGGAACTGATGCTGCTGAATTACAGTTTGCACCAGGTGGTTCATCAGTAGCTACAATTTCAATTCCGCAAAGATATCTACACAGTCCAATTGGACTAGCATCATTAATCGATATTCAAGCAACAATTGATTTAATGACAGAATTCATCAAAGCATTTGATGTTGATTTATATCAAGAACAAATTGCTTACAAATAA
- a CDS encoding redoxin domain-containing protein — MRVTYIDDKQLTLNGNEVEMNQAVKLSGALRGGFAQSEVNREHDYIVVATFPSIDTSVCDMQVLKLAELSEKYPQFDYASFSVDLPTALQNYADGHKVGDIQLYSDYFDHSTLNGFGVLINELKISARAMFVLDKDNKVVYKQINDQVKAQVDFDSLENKMKELI; from the coding sequence ATGAGAGTTACATATATCGATGACAAACAACTTACACTTAATGGTAATGAAGTTGAAATGAATCAAGCAGTAAAATTAAGCGGTGCTTTAAGAGGTGGTTTTGCGCAATCAGAAGTTAATAGAGAACATGACTACATAGTAGTAGCCACATTCCCTTCAATTGACACTTCAGTTTGTGATATGCAAGTTTTAAAACTAGCAGAATTATCTGAAAAATATCCACAATTTGACTATGCATCATTTTCAGTTGATTTACCAACAGCACTACAAAACTATGCTGATGGACACAAAGTTGGAGACATTCAACTTTATTCAGATTACTTCGACCATTCAACACTAAATGGTTTTGGAGTGTTAATTAATGAATTAAAAATTTCAGCTAGAGCAATGTTTGTTTTAGACAAAGATAACAAAGTTGTTTACAAACAAATTAACGATCAAGTTAAAGCACAAGTTGACTTTGATTCTTTAGAAAACAAAATGAAAGAGTTAATTTAA
- a CDS encoding dUTP diphosphatase: MNLSSIFQMQKELDNKIELKAKKLNPNLNSNDLQVQKSLALIIEAGEFINEVQSFKYWKLNKNIQKNKVTEEFADLLHFFVNLAINYDLKPIIEPKIVNDDINIQFQQLFIAITDFMQNSNQDTLLYAFEIALGSFVSLGYTQNDLNEAYLLKNNTNHQRIVNNY; this comes from the coding sequence ATGAATTTATCAAGTATTTTTCAAATGCAAAAAGAATTAGATAACAAAATAGAATTAAAGGCTAAAAAACTAAATCCAAATTTAAACAGTAATGATTTACAAGTTCAAAAAAGTTTAGCTTTAATCATTGAAGCTGGTGAATTTATTAACGAAGTGCAATCTTTTAAATACTGAAAATTAAACAAAAATATTCAAAAAAATAAAGTCACTGAGGAATTTGCTGATTTATTACACTTTTTTGTTAATTTAGCTATTAATTATGATTTAAAACCTATTATTGAACCTAAGATTGTAAATGATGATATTAACATTCAATTTCAACAATTATTTATCGCAATAACTGATTTTATGCAAAATTCTAATCAAGATACCTTGCTTTATGCTTTTGAAATTGCACTAGGTTCATTTGTTTCATTAGGTTATACACAAAATGATTTAAACGAAGCATATTTATTGAAAAATAACACTAATCACCAACGAATTGTTAATAACTATTAA